The following proteins are co-located in the Sphingomonas panacis genome:
- a CDS encoding TonB-dependent receptor encodes MTAATAAVGQAVTRQFDVNAQPADKGLVSFAQQAGIQILALGSSVTGKTVSKVKGAFTVEEGLKRLTAGTGLLVRQTGPRTYTVAAPVLRPSAASLTSKPRAAAFAEQRSVSNPAPEMPAAPPQSETPPTEAPAAEPVQDIIVTGSSIRGVAPTGSALTTVSRADIVATGASTTTELLRSVPQLGSFGATGQNTGHDQANFVDQPAIHGIGVGNGGGGLTLVLVDGLRLPGAGINQTAPDPSAIPPSAIERIEVVADGASSIYGSDAVAGVVNFILRKNANGIETNGRIGFGSGYRTYNGNVLAGKTWDTGSLLFDYEYSENTALNGRSREYYFSRTLSTLCSPANVTVGGTNYALSSSGVAGGGVNRCDVNKANDLVPAQHRHQGLLSVRQELSDGITLRARTIYSRRNVNSLLAISGGYGSSGGLSVPVTSGPFYNAVVAQGIPAGAQTVTYNGIGDFGPTVTNRIRTETWSSNAGLDANLFSDWKGAIDINYGRERDHIYQAGINQALLTTLVGNGQFNPYGVGPANDPKLVSQVGDYRTHYYGQQTVLEGLAKVDGSLFQLPGGLVKAALGADVRREKFDASVDTGPSGTSPQTTTSGTRNSYSFYGELFIPVFGDGNATAGFQKLDISLSGRYDHYDDVGGTTNPKVGVNWTPVEGLVLHGSFGKSFHAPSLADAGTAIDTRVIRFGDFTGAGSSAYSIILAGGNKLEPEKATTFSLGGDLKPKFLPGLKISTSYFNIDYKNVISFPSFNVVTEPNNPTYDRFRTYAPTAAQVLAATAGIRHDGLSYPDVAALPTAIYDLRRQNFARQKIDGVDFDVSYAMASDYGAFNLGAAGTWLWKFDQKINGDTIVTSRLNTDYAVNLKLRGHLGWAKGGYDATLFVNYTNGYKNPIDNSNTGSFTTVDFHGGWVLPFSGVAANTQLTVDVSNLFDTDPPFYYDTGNNYYGFDPTVASPIGRVVSIGIRKKF; translated from the coding sequence ATGACTGCCGCGACCGCCGCCGTCGGCCAGGCGGTAACGCGCCAGTTCGATGTGAATGCGCAGCCAGCAGATAAAGGCCTTGTCAGCTTCGCCCAGCAAGCGGGCATCCAGATCCTCGCGCTTGGCTCGTCCGTGACGGGCAAGACCGTATCGAAGGTCAAAGGCGCGTTTACCGTCGAAGAAGGCCTGAAGCGTCTCACCGCCGGCACGGGGCTGCTGGTTCGACAGACGGGGCCGCGTACCTACACGGTTGCGGCACCTGTGCTGCGGCCTTCAGCGGCCTCGCTGACGAGCAAGCCTCGCGCTGCCGCCTTTGCCGAACAGCGCAGCGTTTCCAATCCCGCGCCGGAAATGCCGGCGGCACCGCCGCAATCCGAAACTCCACCGACCGAGGCACCAGCCGCCGAACCGGTCCAGGATATCATCGTCACCGGTTCGAGCATTCGTGGCGTTGCGCCGACCGGGTCGGCCCTGACAACGGTCTCGCGCGCCGATATCGTGGCAACCGGCGCCTCGACCACCACCGAGTTGCTCCGGTCGGTGCCGCAACTTGGCAGCTTTGGCGCGACGGGGCAGAACACCGGGCACGATCAGGCCAATTTCGTCGACCAGCCCGCCATCCACGGCATCGGTGTCGGCAACGGCGGAGGCGGTCTGACGCTGGTTCTCGTCGATGGCCTTCGTCTTCCCGGCGCCGGCATCAACCAGACCGCGCCGGACCCGAGCGCGATCCCGCCGTCGGCGATCGAACGGATCGAAGTGGTGGCCGATGGCGCTTCCTCGATTTACGGTTCCGATGCGGTGGCGGGCGTGGTCAATTTCATCCTCCGCAAGAATGCGAACGGGATCGAGACGAACGGGCGGATCGGCTTCGGCAGCGGATACCGGACCTATAATGGCAATGTGCTGGCGGGTAAGACCTGGGATACGGGTTCGCTCCTCTTCGATTATGAATATTCGGAGAATACCGCGCTGAACGGTCGCAGCCGGGAGTATTACTTCTCGCGCACGCTATCGACGCTGTGTAGCCCCGCCAATGTAACCGTCGGCGGAACGAATTATGCGCTATCGTCGTCCGGCGTCGCCGGCGGCGGCGTCAACCGGTGCGACGTCAACAAGGCCAACGACCTTGTGCCCGCGCAGCACCGCCATCAAGGCCTGCTGTCTGTCCGGCAGGAACTGAGCGACGGCATCACGCTGCGCGCCCGCACGATCTATTCCAGGCGGAACGTCAACTCGCTCCTGGCGATCTCCGGTGGTTACGGTTCCAGCGGCGGGCTCAGCGTGCCCGTCACCAGCGGGCCGTTCTACAACGCGGTCGTCGCACAAGGCATACCGGCGGGCGCGCAAACGGTGACCTACAACGGGATCGGTGATTTCGGCCCGACGGTCACCAATCGCATTCGCACTGAAACATGGTCTTCCAACGCGGGTCTCGACGCGAACCTGTTCAGCGATTGGAAGGGGGCGATCGACATCAACTACGGGCGCGAGCGCGACCACATCTATCAGGCCGGAATCAACCAGGCCCTGCTGACCACGCTTGTCGGGAACGGACAGTTCAACCCCTATGGCGTCGGGCCGGCCAACGATCCGAAGCTCGTCTCGCAGGTCGGCGACTATCGGACCCATTATTATGGTCAGCAGACCGTGCTGGAAGGGCTCGCCAAGGTCGACGGCTCGCTGTTCCAGCTGCCTGGCGGCTTGGTCAAGGCCGCACTCGGTGCCGACGTTCGCCGCGAGAAGTTCGACGCCTCGGTGGATACCGGCCCGTCCGGCACCAGCCCGCAAACCACGACTTCGGGAACCCGGAACAGTTACTCGTTCTACGGCGAGCTGTTCATCCCGGTGTTTGGCGATGGCAATGCCACCGCCGGTTTCCAAAAGCTCGATATCTCGCTGTCCGGCCGGTACGATCATTACGACGACGTCGGCGGCACCACCAATCCGAAGGTGGGGGTGAACTGGACTCCGGTCGAAGGACTGGTGCTGCACGGCAGCTTCGGCAAATCCTTCCACGCGCCCAGCCTGGCCGACGCCGGAACGGCGATCGACACGCGCGTCATCCGCTTCGGCGACTTCACGGGTGCCGGGTCGAGCGCCTATTCCATCATTCTCGCCGGCGGCAACAAGCTCGAGCCCGAGAAGGCCACAACCTTCTCGCTCGGCGGCGATCTCAAGCCCAAATTTCTGCCCGGCCTGAAGATCAGCACGTCGTATTTCAACATCGATTACAAGAACGTTATCAGCTTTCCGAGTTTCAACGTCGTCACCGAACCCAATAACCCCACCTACGATCGCTTCCGCACCTACGCGCCGACCGCCGCACAGGTGTTGGCGGCGACCGCAGGCATCCGACACGATGGCCTATCCTACCCGGACGTGGCGGCGCTGCCGACCGCCATCTACGATCTGCGCCGTCAGAACTTCGCCCGGCAGAAGATCGACGGCGTCGATTTCGACGTCTCATATGCAATGGCGAGCGATTACGGGGCGTTCAATCTCGGCGCGGCCGGCACTTGGCTGTGGAAGTTCGACCAGAAGATCAATGGCGATACGATTGTCACCAGCCGGCTCAACACCGATTATGCCGTCAACCTGAAGTTGCGCGGTCATCTCGGCTGGGCAAAGGGCGGGTATGACGCGACTCTCTTCGTGAACTATACAAACGGCTACAAGAATCCGATCGACAACAGCAATACGGGGTCGTTCACGACGGTCGACTTCCATGGCGGTTGGGTACTGCCATTCTCCGGGGTGGCGGCCAACACGCAGCTTACCGTTGATGTCAGCAACCTCTTCGATACCGATCCGCCGTTCTATTACGATACCGGGAACAATTATTACGGTTTCGATCCGACGGTCGCTTCGCCGATCGGGCGGGTGGTCTCGATCGGAATCCGTAAGAAGTTCTGA
- a CDS encoding glycosyl hydrolase encodes MILSFSRRLVFLFATTALAGTAAAQTTTLATSVHASPAPPTQGSLEADPLRAAFLAPPDTARPRVWWHWLSGNVSQAGITKDLEWMKRVGIAGAMMFDGDMGAPKIVPERVTVLSPQWFANLRFAASEANRLGLEFAMAAAPGWSETGGPWVKPEWGMKKFVWSETRLTGGRRAGKLAPLPANAGPFQTIIKHDPTGKPEEGGPVLARDVAVLAFRTPSGDVPLASLAPHVTTNAAGVDTARLTDGDLGGKVVLPAPSPDAPVWVRYDFANPATIRALTYVGSVGGRFADGPQGRIEASDDGTVWRSIRTLVGAAHNPAPQRTFAFSATTARHFRIVFDRAEVSRNPWPQEPGIAVAELALVPGARVDLFEDRAGFGVSADADVLRTPSVPVSAAIRGSEIVDLTDRLRADGTLDWTAPAGNWTVLRAGWSLTGEVNHPATPEGTGLEVDKLNADHVRAHLDAYLTPVITSLGSLVGDHGLRYLLTDSWEAGQENWTEPMPAEFRQRRGYDLTRMLPVLAGHVVDSAEKSDAFLWDFRRTLADLVAENHYGTITRFAKAHKLGYYGEATGAAWPTVADGMLAKSQTDIPMGEFWAIPFGGKPAAYQGVVNDEFPADIIETRSTAHVYGKPLVAAEALTSSQPQWTSTPWSLKWVVDKYMAMGVNRLVIHTSPHQPDDTHKPGLTLGPFGQVFTRHETWAEMAKPWIDYLTRSSYLLQQGNAVADVLYFYGEGAPSGVPYRDAGGARDLPGHGFDYVNADALSRLARVENGQIVFPGGMRYRLLVLPEGEDRMTLPMITKLRDMVAAGAVLVGPKPTGSPSLGSPDDAVRTIADTLWGQTDGAAMTVNSYGKGRVYWRRDVPAVLAAERIARDFEYAAPDPGMDIQFTHRTLPDGELYFVTNQSDRSATVPVWFRTEGRVPEVWHADTGRVDKVGYTIADGRTRIPLTLNPYEAVFVIFRTPATTTQLTLSAPMDRTLATLAGDWTLHLPGVAPIRGATGTWTANPDPAVRYFSGVGSYRRTIDARSDWFGTGQRLYVDLGSIGDVAEVRINGQLAGTAWAKPYRVDVTRLLRRGRNAIEVRVANTWQNRFVGDLQPGETPHAWTNVAAGGGYALVGKPLSASTPLTPSGLLEPVRIIAGQ; translated from the coding sequence ATGATTCTGTCGTTTTCCCGGCGTCTTGTCTTTCTGTTCGCCACTACGGCTCTGGCGGGCACAGCGGCTGCGCAAACCACCACGCTGGCGACGTCCGTTCACGCGTCACCGGCGCCGCCGACGCAGGGCAGTCTCGAGGCCGATCCGCTGCGCGCCGCGTTCCTCGCGCCGCCCGATACCGCCCGCCCGCGCGTCTGGTGGCATTGGCTCAGCGGCAACGTATCGCAAGCGGGCATCACCAAGGATCTCGAGTGGATGAAGCGCGTCGGTATCGCCGGCGCGATGATGTTCGACGGCGATATGGGCGCGCCCAAGATCGTGCCCGAGCGGGTGACGGTGCTTAGCCCCCAATGGTTCGCCAACCTGCGTTTCGCCGCATCCGAAGCGAACCGGCTCGGCCTTGAATTCGCAATGGCTGCGGCGCCGGGCTGGAGTGAGACCGGCGGCCCGTGGGTGAAGCCCGAATGGGGTATGAAGAAGTTCGTATGGAGCGAGACTCGGCTGACCGGCGGCCGGCGCGCAGGCAAGCTTGCGCCGCTTCCCGCCAATGCCGGCCCGTTTCAGACGATCATCAAGCATGACCCGACCGGCAAGCCTGAAGAGGGCGGGCCGGTGTTGGCGCGCGACGTCGCGGTGTTGGCGTTTAGGACGCCCTCGGGGGACGTGCCGCTCGCCAGTCTCGCCCCGCACGTCACCACGAACGCGGCCGGCGTCGATACCGCGCGACTGACCGACGGCGATCTCGGGGGCAAGGTCGTCCTCCCGGCGCCGTCACCGGATGCCCCGGTTTGGGTTCGGTACGATTTCGCCAATCCCGCGACGATCCGGGCGCTGACCTATGTCGGGTCGGTCGGCGGACGCTTCGCGGATGGTCCGCAGGGGCGGATCGAAGCGAGTGACGACGGGACGGTCTGGCGATCCATCCGCACTCTGGTCGGCGCGGCGCACAATCCCGCTCCGCAACGGACCTTCGCCTTTTCAGCGACGACCGCGCGCCATTTCCGGATCGTGTTCGACCGTGCTGAAGTGTCGCGAAACCCGTGGCCGCAGGAGCCGGGCATTGCCGTCGCGGAACTGGCGCTGGTGCCCGGTGCGCGAGTCGATCTCTTCGAGGACAGGGCGGGCTTCGGCGTCAGCGCCGATGCCGATGTGCTGAGGACGCCCAGCGTGCCGGTGTCCGCAGCCATTCGCGGCTCGGAGATTGTCGACCTGACCGACAGGCTCCGCGCTGACGGCACGCTCGACTGGACCGCGCCGGCGGGGAACTGGACGGTGCTGCGTGCTGGCTGGTCGCTGACCGGTGAAGTGAACCATCCGGCCACACCGGAGGGCACGGGGCTTGAGGTCGACAAGCTCAACGCCGACCATGTCCGCGCGCATCTTGACGCATATCTGACGCCGGTCATCACATCGCTCGGCTCGCTGGTTGGCGATCATGGCCTGCGCTATCTCCTGACGGACAGTTGGGAGGCCGGGCAGGAGAACTGGACGGAGCCGATGCCGGCGGAATTCCGGCAGCGTCGAGGCTACGACCTGACCCGCATGTTGCCGGTGCTGGCGGGACATGTCGTCGACAGCGCCGAGAAGAGCGACGCATTCCTATGGGACTTCCGCCGTACCCTCGCCGATCTGGTGGCGGAGAACCATTACGGTACGATCACGCGCTTCGCGAAAGCCCACAAGCTCGGCTATTATGGCGAGGCCACCGGCGCCGCCTGGCCGACCGTGGCGGACGGTATGCTCGCCAAGAGCCAGACCGACATTCCGATGGGGGAGTTCTGGGCGATCCCGTTTGGCGGCAAGCCTGCCGCCTATCAGGGTGTGGTGAACGACGAGTTCCCCGCGGACATCATCGAAACGCGCTCGACGGCGCACGTCTACGGCAAGCCGCTGGTCGCCGCCGAGGCGCTGACCTCATCGCAGCCGCAATGGACATCCACGCCCTGGAGCCTGAAGTGGGTCGTCGACAAATACATGGCGATGGGGGTCAATCGCCTGGTGATCCACACCTCGCCACACCAGCCCGACGATACGCACAAACCCGGTCTGACGCTGGGGCCATTCGGGCAGGTCTTCACGCGGCATGAAACCTGGGCCGAGATGGCGAAGCCTTGGATCGATTATCTCACGCGCAGTTCCTATCTGCTTCAGCAGGGCAATGCCGTAGCCGATGTGCTGTACTTCTACGGTGAAGGCGCGCCGTCTGGCGTGCCGTATCGGGATGCCGGCGGCGCGCGCGATCTGCCGGGGCATGGCTTCGACTACGTCAATGCCGATGCGCTCTCGCGGCTCGCTCGGGTCGAGAACGGCCAGATCGTGTTCCCCGGCGGAATGCGGTACCGGCTGCTCGTCCTCCCGGAAGGAGAGGATCGCATGACGCTGCCGATGATCACCAAGCTGCGCGACATGGTTGCGGCCGGCGCCGTTCTGGTGGGGCCGAAACCGACCGGCTCGCCCAGTCTCGGCTCGCCCGATGATGCGGTGCGGACGATCGCGGATACGCTTTGGGGGCAGACCGATGGCGCAGCGATGACCGTCAACAGCTATGGCAAGGGCCGCGTGTACTGGCGTCGCGATGTCCCCGCCGTGCTTGCGGCGGAAAGGATCGCGCGCGACTTCGAATATGCCGCGCCCGACCCCGGCATGGACATCCAGTTCACCCATCGCACACTCCCGGACGGTGAACTGTACTTCGTGACCAACCAGAGCGACCGATCCGCGACCGTTCCCGTCTGGTTCCGGACGGAAGGACGCGTGCCCGAAGTGTGGCATGCCGATACCGGCAGGGTCGATAAGGTCGGCTACACGATCGCGGACGGGCGTACCAGGATACCGCTGACGCTGAACCCCTATGAAGCGGTGTTCGTGATCTTCCGCACGCCTGCGACAACGACCCAACTGACGCTCTCCGCGCCGATGGACCGGACGCTCGCGACGCTGGCAGGCGACTGGACGTTGCACCTGCCCGGCGTCGCGCCGATCAGGGGCGCAACGGGGACTTGGACGGCCAATCCCGATCCGGCGGTGCGCTATTTCTCCGGCGTCGGCAGCTATCGGCGCACGATCGATGCGCGCTCCGACTGGTTCGGCACGGGACAGCGCCTCTATGTCGATCTCGGCTCGATCGGTGACGTTGCGGAGGTACGAATCAACGGCCAGCTGGCCGGAACCGCCTGGGCCAAACCCTATCGGGTCGATGTCACCAGGCTGTTGCGCCGTGGGCGCAACGCGATCGAGGTTCGCGTGGCCAATACGTGGCAGAACCGCTTCGTCGGCGATCTTCAGCCCGGCGAGACTCCGCACGCCTGGACCAACGTCGCGGCGGGCGGCGGCTACGCCCTCGTGGGCAAACCATTGTCCGCCAGTACGCCGTTGACCCCGTCAGGCTTGCTGGAGCCGGTGCGGATCATCGCGGGACAGTAA
- the ppc gene encoding phosphoenolpyruvate carboxylase: MAELPSIANNPDVRFLGKLLGDVIRAYGGEMLFKRTEYIRAASVDRHRGVAGGEVDLGLGSLSLDETLDFVRGFMLFSMLANLAEDRHGVAAEKGADVASALARLAEEGIDKSAVMALLDHALIVPVLTAHPTEVRRKSMIDHRNRIAELMALKDAGLAETPEGDDVEEAIYRQIALLWQTRVLRRERLYVTDEVETALSYLRDVFLPTLPALYQRWDRALGERTPSFLRPGSWIGGDRDGNPFVTADSLRTALGRSCEAVIGFYLEALSELGAELSISSELASVDESVLALAEASGDTGPSRSDEPYRRALTGIYARLAATHLKLTGKAAARPAAVKGEPYADPQALRSDLVAIARALRAGGAGALSSGGALGRLIRAVETFGFHLATLDMRQNSAVHERVVAELLKVAGVEDDYRALGESQRVSLLRHELSNARPLTSPFADYSDETQSELAIVRAAAEAHAKYGPGCITNYIVSMAQSVSDLLEINVLLKEVGLYRPGASPTAAIMAVPLFETIGDLEAAPEIMTEWFALPEAGAITRARGFQEVMIGYSDSNKDGGYLTSTWSLSKASTALKAVFEQAGVGMQLFHGRGGAVGRGGGSSFAAIRAQPDGTVQGRIRITEQGEVIAGKYGTRESAMVNLEAMTAATLLATLEPVSAADQARFAGAMERISQDAFTAYRDLVYGTEGFRTFFRQMTPLTEIAGLKIGSRPASRTKSDKIEDLRAIPWVFSWAQARVMLPGWYGVGQALAAFEDKGLIAEMAQGWPFFAAMLGNMEQVIAKSDMGIAERYAALVEDRALAQAIFPRIRDGWQVTYDALLAATGQSHLLEKHPALDASIRLRLPYIEPLNMLQIELIKRRRAGEEDERVGVGILLSINAIATALRNSG, encoded by the coding sequence ATGGCAGAGCTTCCCTCGATCGCGAACAACCCCGACGTGCGTTTCCTGGGCAAGCTGCTCGGCGACGTCATCCGTGCCTATGGCGGCGAGATGCTGTTCAAGCGGACCGAGTATATCCGCGCCGCCTCGGTCGACCGGCATCGCGGTGTCGCGGGGGGCGAGGTCGATCTCGGCCTCGGCAGTCTCAGCCTCGACGAGACGCTCGATTTCGTGCGCGGGTTCATGCTGTTCTCGATGCTCGCCAATCTCGCCGAGGATCGCCACGGCGTCGCCGCCGAGAAGGGCGCGGATGTCGCCTCGGCGCTGGCGCGGCTCGCCGAGGAGGGGATCGACAAGAGCGCGGTGATGGCGCTGCTCGATCATGCGCTGATCGTGCCGGTGCTGACCGCGCACCCGACCGAGGTGCGGCGCAAGTCGATGATCGACCATCGCAATCGCATCGCCGAGCTGATGGCGCTGAAAGATGCGGGCCTCGCCGAGACGCCCGAGGGCGACGATGTCGAGGAGGCGATCTACCGCCAGATCGCTTTGCTGTGGCAAACGCGCGTGCTGCGGCGCGAGCGGCTGTACGTGACCGACGAGGTCGAGACCGCGCTCAGCTATCTGCGCGACGTGTTCCTGCCGACGCTGCCCGCCTTGTACCAGCGCTGGGACCGCGCGCTTGGCGAGCGCACGCCGAGTTTCCTGCGGCCGGGAAGCTGGATCGGCGGCGACCGCGACGGCAATCCGTTCGTCACCGCCGATTCGCTGCGCACGGCGCTCGGGCGGTCGTGCGAGGCGGTGATCGGATTCTATCTGGAGGCGCTGAGCGAACTCGGCGCCGAACTGTCGATTTCGAGCGAACTGGCGAGCGTCGACGAATCGGTGCTGGCGCTGGCCGAGGCGAGCGGCGACACCGGCCCGAGCCGAAGTGACGAGCCGTACCGGCGCGCGCTGACCGGCATCTACGCGCGGCTGGCGGCGACGCATCTGAAGCTCACCGGCAAGGCGGCGGCGCGGCCGGCTGCGGTGAAGGGGGAACCCTATGCCGATCCGCAGGCGCTGCGCTCCGATCTGGTCGCGATCGCGCGGGCCTTGCGGGCCGGCGGGGCGGGGGCGCTGTCGAGCGGGGGTGCGCTCGGGCGGCTGATTCGCGCGGTCGAGACGTTCGGCTTCCACCTCGCCACGCTCGACATGCGCCAGAACAGCGCGGTGCATGAGCGTGTGGTGGCGGAACTGCTCAAGGTGGCGGGGGTCGAGGACGATTACCGCGCGCTGGGCGAATCGCAGCGGGTGTCGCTGCTGCGCCACGAACTGTCCAACGCGCGGCCGCTGACCAGCCCGTTCGCCGACTATTCGGACGAGACGCAAAGCGAACTGGCGATCGTGCGCGCGGCGGCCGAGGCGCATGCCAAATACGGGCCGGGCTGCATCACCAATTACATCGTGTCGATGGCGCAGTCGGTGTCGGATCTGCTCGAGATCAACGTGCTGCTCAAGGAAGTCGGGCTGTACCGGCCGGGCGCATCGCCGACCGCCGCGATCATGGCGGTGCCGCTGTTCGAGACGATCGGCGATCTCGAGGCGGCGCCCGAGATCATGACCGAATGGTTCGCTTTGCCCGAGGCCGGCGCGATCACGCGCGCGCGGGGCTTCCAGGAAGTGATGATCGGCTATTCCGATTCGAACAAGGACGGCGGCTATCTCACCTCGACCTGGTCGCTCTCGAAGGCATCGACTGCGCTCAAGGCGGTGTTCGAGCAGGCGGGCGTCGGCATGCAGCTCTTCCACGGTCGTGGCGGCGCGGTCGGGCGGGGCGGCGGCTCGTCGTTCGCGGCGATCCGTGCGCAGCCCGACGGCACCGTGCAGGGCCGCATCCGCATCACCGAACAGGGCGAGGTGATCGCGGGCAAATACGGCACGCGCGAGAGCGCGATGGTCAATCTCGAAGCGATGACGGCGGCGACCCTGCTCGCCACGCTGGAGCCGGTGTCGGCGGCGGATCAGGCGCGGTTCGCGGGCGCGATGGAGCGGATTTCGCAGGATGCGTTCACCGCGTACCGCGATCTCGTCTACGGCACCGAGGGGTTCCGCACCTTCTTCCGCCAGATGACGCCGCTGACCGAGATCGCCGGCCTCAAGATCGGCTCGCGCCCGGCGAGCCGCACCAAATCGGACAAGATCGAGGATCTGCGCGCGATCCCCTGGGTGTTCAGCTGGGCGCAGGCGCGGGTGATGCTGCCGGGCTGGTACGGCGTCGGGCAGGCCCTGGCGGCGTTCGAGGACAAGGGGCTGATCGCCGAAATGGCGCAAGGCTGGCCGTTCTTCGCGGCGATGCTCGGCAACATGGAGCAGGTGATCGCCAAATCCGACATGGGGATCGCCGAGCGCTATGCGGCTTTGGTCGAGGATCGCGCGCTCGCGCAGGCGATCTTCCCGCGCATCCGCGACGGCTGGCAGGTGACGTATGACGCGCTGCTGGCGGCGACGGGGCAGTCGCATCTGCTGGAGAAGCATCCGGCCCTGGATGCGTCGATCCGGTTGCGGCTGCCGTATATCGAGCCGCTCAACATGCTCCAGATCGAGCTTATCAAGCGCCGCCGCGCGGGCGAGGAGGACGAGCGGGTCGGGGTGGGGATTCTGCTGTCGATCAACGCGATCGCGACGGCGTTGCGGAATTCCGGCTAG
- a CDS encoding HNH endonuclease produces MYHPDLIRHPDSCPALVLNADYTPLSYYPLSIWPWQTAIKAVFLDRVDIVAEYEREVRSPTARIKLPSVIALKQYVKPSAFPAFTRFNLFLRDKFECQYCGCGHDLTFDHIIPRAQGGRTTWENVATACAPCNLKKGGRTPKQAGMPLHIEAIRPTSWQLQEHGRRFPPNFLHATWRDWLYWDVELEA; encoded by the coding sequence GTGTACCATCCCGACTTGATCCGCCACCCGGATAGCTGCCCGGCGCTGGTGCTGAATGCGGATTATACGCCGCTCAGCTATTATCCGCTGAGCATCTGGCCGTGGCAAACCGCGATCAAGGCAGTGTTCCTCGATCGTGTCGACATCGTCGCCGAATATGAGCGCGAGGTGCGCAGCCCCACGGCGCGGATCAAACTGCCGTCCGTGATCGCGCTCAAGCAATATGTGAAGCCGAGCGCGTTTCCGGCATTCACGCGCTTCAACCTGTTCCTGCGCGACAAGTTCGAATGCCAATATTGCGGTTGCGGGCATGACCTGACCTTCGACCATATCATCCCGCGCGCGCAGGGCGGGCGGACGACCTGGGAGAATGTCGCGACCGCGTGCGCGCCGTGTAACCTCAAGAAGGGCGGGCGGACGCCCAAGCAGGCGGGGATGCCGCTGCACATCGAGGCGATCCGCCCGACGAGCTGGCAGTTGCAGGAGCATGGCCGGCGCTTTCCGCCGAACTTCCTGCATGCGACCTGGCGGGACTGGCTGTATTGGGATGTCGAGCTGGAGGCGTGA
- the gluQRS gene encoding tRNA glutamyl-Q(34) synthetase GluQRS, protein MIVTRFAPSPTGRLHIGHAASAIRAHDVAREAGGRFLLRIEDIDGTRSRAEFIAAIEADLRWLGLTWDGPVLRQSTRLDAYAQALDRLRGMGLLYPCFCTRAEIAASLSAPHGGPDGPVYPGTCRHLSAAEASARIAEPHCWRIDMAAAVARTGPLRWHDASAGDIPADPLAHGDVVLARKDAPASYHLAVTIDDAWQSVSDIVRGHDLFAATHVHRLLQALLGLPTPRYHHHPLLTDANGKRLAKRDGAPTLAALRDSGLDGAALAERLRTGRLPDGIATASA, encoded by the coding sequence GTGATCGTGACGCGCTTCGCGCCGAGCCCGACCGGACGGCTCCACATCGGCCACGCCGCCTCGGCGATCCGCGCGCACGACGTTGCGCGCGAGGCCGGCGGACGCTTCCTGCTCCGCATCGAGGATATCGACGGCACGCGCAGCCGCGCGGAGTTCATCGCCGCAATCGAAGCGGATCTGCGCTGGCTCGGGCTGACCTGGGATGGCCCGGTGTTGCGCCAGTCGACCCGACTCGACGCGTATGCGCAGGCGCTCGACCGGCTTCGCGGCATGGGGCTGCTCTATCCATGCTTCTGCACCCGCGCCGAGATCGCCGCGAGCCTCTCCGCGCCGCACGGCGGCCCCGATGGTCCGGTCTATCCCGGCACCTGCCGCCATCTGTCGGCGGCGGAAGCCTCGGCGCGGATCGCCGAGCCGCATTGCTGGCGGATCGACATGGCGGCGGCGGTCGCGCGCACCGGCCCGCTTCGCTGGCACGACGCCAGCGCCGGCGACATCCCCGCCGATCCGCTCGCCCACGGCGATGTCGTGCTCGCGCGCAAGGATGCACCAGCGAGCTACCATCTCGCCGTGACGATCGACGATGCGTGGCAAAGCGTGAGCGATATCGTGCGCGGGCACGATCTGTTCGCCGCCACCCACGTCCACCGGCTGCTCCAGGCGCTGCTCGGCCTGCCGACGCCACGCTATCACCACCATCCCTTGCTCACCGACGCGAACGGCAAGCGCCTCGCCAAACGCGACGGCGCGCCGACGCTGGCGGCCTTGCGCGACAGCGGCTTGGATGGCGCGGCGCTCGCCGAGCGATTGCGCACCGGGCGCCTCCCCGATGGCATCGCCACCGCGAGCGCCTAA
- a CDS encoding twin transmembrane helix small protein has translation MTFLSILLIAAMIAVVVVLIRGLATFLLNASADARSGETGPSESALKSNKMMQYRVFFQAIAIFIIVLILFIGSARS, from the coding sequence ATGACCTTCCTCTCCATCTTGCTGATCGCGGCGATGATCGCGGTGGTGGTCGTGCTCATCCGCGGCCTCGCCACCTTCCTGCTCAACGCCAGCGCCGATGCCCGCAGCGGCGAGACCGGCCCGAGCGAATCGGCGCTCAAATCGAACAAGATGATGCAGTACCGCGTCTTCTTTCAGGCGATCGCGATCTTCATCATCGTGCTGATCCTGTTCATCGGCAGCGCGCGAAGCTGA